The Thermoclostridium stercorarium subsp. stercorarium DSM 8532 genome contains a region encoding:
- a CDS encoding aminotransferase class I/II-fold pyridoxal phosphate-dependent enzyme yields MKFSKRIDQLNEGIFAKLLEIKREKLARGEQVIDLSVGSPNIAPARHILDALCAAAADERNYTYAISDLPELLEAVSKWYKNRYGVDLDPKTEICSLMGSQEGFPLISMTVVDEGDLVLIPDPCYPIFADGPRMAGAKLYYMPQKRENGYIVNLKDIPEDIARLAKLMIVSYPNNPTTAVAPDEFYHELIAFAKEYDIIVLHDNAYSDLVFDNKRGGSFLAYPGAKDVGVEFNSLSKTYGIAGARIGFCVGNKEVVSRLKMLKSNLDYGMFIPIQKAAIAAITGDQSCVSRTREAYEIRRNILCDGFNSIGWHMKKPEATMFVWAPIPPKYEKSIDFAMDMLNRAGVMVTPGSAFGPSGEGHVRIALVQDIEDIKKAIEAVKRSGILD; encoded by the coding sequence ATGAAATTTTCAAAACGTATCGATCAGTTGAATGAGGGTATATTTGCCAAACTGCTGGAAATAAAAAGGGAAAAGTTGGCAAGGGGAGAACAGGTTATAGATTTAAGCGTAGGTTCTCCGAATATTGCCCCCGCAAGGCATATATTGGATGCTTTATGTGCCGCCGCTGCGGATGAAAGAAATTATACCTATGCGATAAGCGATTTGCCGGAATTGCTTGAAGCTGTGAGTAAATGGTATAAGAACAGGTATGGCGTGGATTTGGATCCGAAAACCGAAATCTGTTCCCTCATGGGATCTCAGGAGGGATTTCCTCTTATATCAATGACGGTTGTGGATGAGGGGGATTTGGTCCTTATACCAGATCCGTGCTATCCGATATTTGCCGACGGACCGCGTATGGCAGGAGCAAAACTGTATTATATGCCTCAGAAGCGGGAGAACGGTTATATTGTAAATCTTAAGGATATTCCTGAGGATATTGCCAGGCTGGCAAAACTTATGATAGTATCATACCCTAACAATCCTACCACGGCAGTTGCTCCTGATGAGTTTTACCATGAGCTTATAGCTTTTGCAAAGGAATATGATATAATTGTGCTTCATGACAATGCCTACAGTGATTTGGTTTTTGACAATAAAAGAGGGGGAAGTTTCCTTGCCTACCCCGGCGCGAAGGATGTAGGCGTTGAGTTTAACTCACTGTCGAAAACCTATGGAATAGCCGGTGCGAGAATCGGATTCTGTGTAGGTAACAAAGAGGTTGTTTCACGCCTTAAAATGTTAAAATCAAATCTTGATTACGGTATGTTCATACCAATTCAAAAGGCTGCCATTGCGGCCATTACGGGCGATCAAAGCTGTGTGTCGAGAACCAGGGAGGCTTATGAAATAAGAAGAAATATCCTTTGTGACGGTTTTAACAGCATAGGCTGGCATATGAAAAAACCCGAAGCAACAATGTTTGTTTGGGCGCCAATTCCTCCGAAATATGAAAAATCCATTGATTTTGCAATGGACATGCTCAACCGTGCTGGCGTAATGGTAACCCCGGGAAGTGCTTTCGGGCCTTCGGGAGAGGGGCATGTACGCATTGCACTGGTTCAGGATATAGAGGATATTAAAAAGGCAATTGAAGCTGTAAAAAGGAGCGGAATACTGGATTAG
- a CDS encoding amino acid ABC transporter ATP-binding protein — translation MIDVIDLHKSYGKVEVLKGITVSIKKGEKIAIIGPSGSGKSTFLRCLNCLEDPTSGSIIFEGVDIADMRVDINIHRRHMGMVFQQFNLFNNKTVLENIMLAPVHIGISELRKKKVRNFFIKIGNLFAKNKKPLYEINTTPAKIKAEARDNAMRLLKRIGLEDKANVYPSTLSGGQKQRIAIIRALAMNPKVMLFDEPTSALDPEMVKEVLELIRQVAEEGMTMVIVTHEMGFAREVATRVLFMDEGKILEEGTPEEIFTNPKHPRTREFLSKVL, via the coding sequence GTGATAGACGTAATTGACTTACATAAAAGTTACGGTAAAGTGGAAGTATTGAAGGGAATAACTGTTTCAATTAAGAAAGGCGAAAAAATAGCCATAATCGGACCTTCGGGTAGCGGAAAAAGCACCTTTCTGCGCTGTCTCAACTGTTTGGAGGATCCTACAAGCGGTTCTATAATCTTTGAAGGCGTGGATATTGCCGATATGAGGGTTGACATAAATATCCACCGCAGGCACATGGGAATGGTTTTTCAGCAGTTTAATCTGTTCAATAACAAAACAGTGCTTGAAAATATTATGCTTGCGCCGGTGCATATAGGCATTTCTGAGCTTCGGAAGAAAAAGGTTAGAAATTTTTTTATTAAAATAGGCAATCTGTTTGCAAAGAACAAAAAACCGCTTTACGAAATAAACACGACGCCGGCAAAAATTAAAGCCGAAGCAAGGGATAATGCGATGCGGCTTCTGAAAAGAATTGGACTTGAGGACAAAGCCAATGTTTATCCGTCCACTCTTTCGGGAGGTCAGAAGCAAAGAATAGCGATAATCCGTGCCCTTGCTATGAATCCTAAAGTGATGCTGTTTGATGAACCTACATCGGCTCTCGACCCGGAAATGGTAAAAGAGGTACTGGAACTTATAAGGCAGGTGGCGGAAGAGGGAATGACAATGGTTATTGTCACCCATGAAATGGGATTTGCAAGAGAAGTTGCTACAAGGGTTTTGTTTATGGACGAAGGAAAAATCCTTGAAGAAGGCACTCCTGAAGAGATTTTTACAAATCCGAAGCATCCCAGGACAAGAGAATTTTTGTCAAAGGTACTGTAA
- a CDS encoding amino acid ABC transporter permease, protein MGNFGRKLEKFWEIFYENGGYTKVLTGLKNTLYIAVAGLAIGIIIGTIIAIIEVFPKYKKLPRILDTICRFYVGLFRGSPIVVQLLVAYYVVLPLVKINIPPLNVCVIVFGLNSGAYVSEIMRSGIMSVDPGQMEAGRALGLSYGTTMVKIVVPQAVKNILPTLGNEFIALIKETSVVSFVGAADLYVAFNFIGTNSYEFMVPYLVMALIYIVMVMIIALFVRIMERSLRKSDRRN, encoded by the coding sequence ATGGGAAACTTTGGAAGAAAGCTTGAAAAATTCTGGGAAATTTTTTATGAAAATGGCGGTTACACAAAAGTACTGACCGGCCTGAAAAATACGTTGTATATAGCGGTTGCGGGACTGGCTATTGGAATTATCATCGGAACAATTATAGCCATTATAGAGGTATTTCCGAAATACAAGAAACTTCCGAGAATACTTGATACAATATGCAGGTTTTATGTGGGACTGTTCAGGGGTTCTCCCATTGTGGTGCAGTTGCTGGTGGCATACTATGTGGTTCTGCCGTTGGTAAAGATAAATATACCTCCGCTTAATGTCTGTGTTATTGTTTTTGGACTTAACAGCGGGGCGTATGTGTCTGAAATCATGAGAAGCGGTATAATGTCGGTTGATCCAGGCCAGATGGAAGCAGGTCGCGCCCTGGGGTTAAGTTATGGAACAACGATGGTGAAAATTGTGGTACCGCAGGCGGTAAAAAACATATTGCCGACGCTGGGAAATGAATTTATAGCGCTGATTAAGGAAACGTCGGTTGTAAGTTTTGTAGGGGCTGCGGATTTATATGTCGCTTTCAATTTCATAGGAACCAACAGCTATGAATTTATGGTCCCGTATCTTGTCATGGCGTTGATTTATATTGTTATGGTCATGATTATAGCGCTGTTTGTAAGGATCATGGAAAGGAGCCTCAGGAAAAGTGATAGACGTAATTGA
- a CDS encoding transporter substrate-binding domain-containing protein yields the protein MKKIIKLLTVIMIVATVAAVFSGCSSESKSQKVKVIDIPLTQEEYAFGVNKSDPKLLEEVNKLIADIMSDGTFDEILNKYFGDGEPEPVESAELNPSKDQLVVATNAAFEPFEYMKGNKYYGIDMEIARLLAERLGKELVISNMDFDAVCLAVGQGKADIAMAGLTIKEDRKEYVNFSDKYYNASQKIIVKENDTTFDNCKTAEDVEAILSGMGKDTKVGVQNGTTAQFYVEGDEEWGFSGFNVTCVGYSSGALAVQDMLNGNVDFVIIDEAPAEFIVKAINELN from the coding sequence ATGAAAAAAATTATAAAACTTTTGACGGTTATAATGATTGTGGCGACGGTTGCTGCAGTGTTTTCGGGCTGTAGTTCGGAAAGCAAAAGCCAAAAGGTGAAGGTTATTGATATTCCGTTAACTCAGGAAGAATATGCATTCGGGGTGAATAAAAGTGATCCCAAACTTCTTGAGGAAGTAAACAAGCTTATAGCTGATATAATGTCCGACGGCACATTTGATGAGATATTAAATAAATATTTCGGTGACGGTGAACCTGAGCCGGTGGAATCGGCAGAGCTGAATCCGTCGAAAGATCAGCTTGTGGTTGCTACAAATGCAGCCTTTGAGCCCTTTGAATACATGAAGGGCAACAAATATTACGGTATCGATATGGAAATTGCCAGACTTCTGGCAGAGCGTCTCGGAAAAGAGCTTGTAATCAGCAATATGGATTTTGATGCCGTTTGTCTGGCGGTAGGGCAGGGAAAGGCCGATATTGCAATGGCAGGGCTCACGATTAAAGAAGACCGGAAAGAGTATGTAAACTTTTCGGACAAATATTATAACGCGTCGCAAAAGATTATAGTGAAAGAGAATGATACGACATTTGATAACTGTAAAACCGCCGAAGATGTTGAGGCAATTCTTTCAGGCATGGGAAAAGATACTAAAGTTGGAGTGCAGAACGGTACTACCGCGCAATTCTATGTTGAAGGCGATGAAGAATGGGGTTTCAGCGGTTTTAACGTTACATGTGTGGGTTACAGTTCGGGAGCCTTGGCCGTTCAGGACATGCTTAACGGAAATGTGGATTTCGTAATAATTGATGAAGCACCTGCGGAATTTATAGTGAAAGCAATTAATGAGCTAAACTGA